TTTTAGAACTCTTTTTTGTTAATTTATGCCGGGCACCCGCTCTCTTGTGTTTAATTTTGCCCTTAGACGTAAATTTAAACCTCTTTTTAGCACCACTATGAGTCTTTATCTTAGGCAAAATCGCCTCCTATGTGAATCAGCCTGTGCTTCCCGATTCATCGGGACGTTCGCTACGCTCTCGTTTCCCCGGGGCGCTCAAGCGTCTTCCGCCCGTCGCTAACACAGAGCTCCTTATTCGTCGCTCCAGCGGTCCTTCGGACCCGGGGCGCTCACCGTCTCGCGCCCGTCGCTAACACGGAGCTCCTTATTCGTCGCTCCAGCGACCCTTTCCGTCCACAAATTCTACTCTTTCTTTTGTTCAGTCTGTACCTTTTTCTTGGGAACAAGCAACATCGTCATTCGATACCCGTCCAAACGAGGTTCCTGCTCACAGTTGGCTATGGAAGAAAAATTTTCCTTGATTGTTTCCAGAACTTTTCTCCCTAAATCAGCGTGACTGGTTTCCCTTCCTTTGAAATTAATTGTGACTTTTACCTTGCGTTCGGTCTCCAAAAACTCCTGGATGTGCTTCGACTTAACATCCAAATCGTGTTGCCCTATTGTGGAACGCATTCTCACTTCTTTTAACTGACCAACCCTCCTGTGTTTATGCGTCTCCTTCTTCTTCCTCTTCTGCTCATAACGGTACTTGCTATAATTCATAATTTTGCAAAGAGGAGGTGTCTGCCCAGGAACAATCTCTACTAAATCCATCTGTTTACTACGGGCGGCAAGCAAAGCTTCTTTGATTTCTACAACCCCTTGCATCTTACCTTCTTCATTAATCAACTTAACCTGTTTATCTCTGATGTTTTCATTTACTCGCAACTTCGCTTTTTTTACTATAAGCCATCACCTCCTAGAATATAAAAAAAGTCCGCCATAGACGGACCTCACAGTTTCCTATCTCAAAAATGACAACCTTTTCGGAATTTCCTTAAGGTGAGGCATAGCCTACTTCCGAACTTTTATACAAAATATCTCTCTCGCTTGTCAAGTGAAAAAATATATTATTTATAACCAGAACTTTGGGTTTTTTTCATGAACTGTCTCAAAAATTTCTTATTTGTCTTCTTCCAGCTCCTAATTAAATATCTGCATTATTGGGTTTATCTTCTATTTTTTATCTCTTCCGATATGTCTTCAATGAATTGGTTAACCTTAACAGGACCAAGGTCTTTCTGGTCCCTTCTTCTTACAGCGACTGTCTCTGATTCCACTTCCCTCTTTCCAATGACTAACATATAGGGAATTTTCTGAAGCTGCGCATTGCGAATTTTTTTATCTATTTTCTCATTAGCAAAATTTGCTTCCACTCTTATAGACTTTTCTTTCAACCGATTATAGACTTTCTGACTATACTCCTTCTGTAAGTCGGTAATAGTTAGAACCGTTGCCTGCACAGGAGCAAGCCAGACGGGAAAAGCACCTCCATAATGTTCTATTAGAACTCCAAAGAATCTCTCCAGGGAACCCAAAAGTGCCCGGTGAATCATTATTGGTCGGCGACGTTGCCCACTGATGTCTATAAAATTAATATCAAACCTTTCGGGAAGATTAAAATCCACCTGAATGGTGGAACATTGCCATGCTCGACCCAATGAGTCTTTTATTTTTATATCTATTTTGGGTCCATAGAAGACCCCCTCGCCTGGATTAACCACATAGGCAAGTTTTACTTTCTCCAGTGCCTTCTTTAATGCACTTTCTGCCTTTTCCCAACTCTCCAGAGTTCCCACATATTTTTCTGGCCGTGTACTTAAAGCAACATCATAATCGGAAAAGCCAAATGTCCTTAACATGAAAAGAACAAACTTAATCACCCCTACAATCTCATCTTCTAACTGTTCAGGACGACAGAAAATGTGAGCATCATCCTGAGTAAACCCACGAACCCGCATAAGGCCATGCAGGACTCCCGAACGCTCATAGCGATACACAGTTCCCAGTTCTGCCCAGCGAATTGGCAAATCACGATAGCTTCTCACCTTAGTTTTATAAATCAGTATATGTCCGGGACAATTCATTGGTTTAATTATATACTTCTGCCCCTCGATGTCCATAGGCGAATACATATACTCCTGATAGAAATCGACGTGACCGGAGGTTTGCCACAAATCTATTCTGGCAATATGGGGAATATCTACCAGCTCGTATCCATTTTTTAGATGTTCCTCTTCCCAAAAATCTTCTATTACTTTCCTGATACGTGAGCCCTTAGGATGCCAGTATATTAGTCCAGCTCCTGCTCTCTCGTGCATGCTGAAAAGGTCAAGCTCAACCCCTAATTTGCGATGGTCCCTCTTTTTAGCTTCTTCCAGCAAATATAGATATTTATCCAGCTCCTCCTGGGTAAAAAATGTTGTTCCGTAGATTCTCTGGAGGCTCTCCCTCTTCTCATCACCCCGCCAGTAAGCACCAGCAACGCTTAACAACTTAAAATATTTTACCTTATCTGTCGACTTGACATGGGAACCTCGGCAGAGATCAATAAAGCCTCCCTGCTCGTAAATGGTTACCTTCTCATCATCCATTCCTTCTATCAGCTCAACTTTATACTTTTCCCCTCTATCACCAAAGAATTTCAGCGCCTCTTCTCTCGACTTTTCAGAACGAACGAAGGGATAATTCTTTTTGATAATATCTTTCATCTTTTCAGTAATTTTTTCTAAATCTTGGGGAGTAAAAGGCTCCCTCTTATCAAAGTCATAGTAAAAACCATCAGCAATAGGTGGTCCGATAGCAAGCTTTACACCAGGAAAAAGTTCAGTAACTGCATGCGCCATAATATGGGAACAGGAATGGCGCAGTGCCTCTAAATCTTTCTCAATTTTTTCGTTTCTCTTAGCCACTTGCGTCTCCTAACTATAATCAAGAACTCTAAAATTATTGGTGGGCGGTACTGGACTTGAACCAGTGACCTCATGGATGTCGACCATGCACTCTAACCACCTGAGCTAACCGCCCAAAAAATAAAAAAAGTGCCAGGTACTTTTTGGTTCTGGAGTCCGCCCGAAAGAGGCTGTGTCGTAACCCTAATTCTGGT
This DNA window, taken from bacterium, encodes the following:
- the thrS gene encoding threonine--tRNA ligase, which codes for MAKRNEKIEKDLEALRHSCSHIMAHAVTELFPGVKLAIGPPIADGFYYDFDKREPFTPQDLEKITEKMKDIIKKNYPFVRSEKSREEALKFFGDRGEKYKVELIEGMDDEKVTIYEQGGFIDLCRGSHVKSTDKVKYFKLLSVAGAYWRGDEKRESLQRIYGTTFFTQEELDKYLYLLEEAKKRDHRKLGVELDLFSMHERAGAGLIYWHPKGSRIRKVIEDFWEEEHLKNGYELVDIPHIARIDLWQTSGHVDFYQEYMYSPMDIEGQKYIIKPMNCPGHILIYKTKVRSYRDLPIRWAELGTVYRYERSGVLHGLMRVRGFTQDDAHIFCRPEQLEDEIVGVIKFVLFMLRTFGFSDYDVALSTRPEKYVGTLESWEKAESALKKALEKVKLAYVVNPGEGVFYGPKIDIKIKDSLGRAWQCSTIQVDFNLPERFDINFIDISGQRRRPIMIHRALLGSLERFFGVLIEHYGGAFPVWLAPVQATVLTITDLQKEYSQKVYNRLKEKSIRVEANFANEKIDKKIRNAQLQKIPYMLVIGKREVESETVAVRRRDQKDLGPVKVNQFIEDISEEIKNRR
- the infC gene encoding translation initiation factor IF-3; the protein is MRVNENIRDKQVKLINEEGKMQGVVEIKEALLAARSKQMDLVEIVPGQTPPLCKIMNYSKYRYEQKRKKKETHKHRRVGQLKEVRMRSTIGQHDLDVKSKHIQEFLETERKVKVTINFKGRETSHADLGRKVLETIKENFSSIANCEQEPRLDGYRMTMLLVPKKKVQTEQKKE
- the rpmI gene encoding 50S ribosomal protein L35 yields the protein MPKIKTHSGAKKRFKFTSKGKIKHKRAGARHKLTKKSSKRLRKLRKSSTSIHRDSRLVKKLLPYA